The Crassaminicella indica genomic interval GATACATTTTGAGAAGTAATTTTTAAAAATGCATGAAACATAAAATCTTTTAGAATATATGCTAATATTAGTAAAATTGTTATACTACCACTAGTATATGTAGCTATCTTAAGTATTTTTGTTTTTTTCATACTACCGTTACAAAATACCTACAAAAACTTATAAACAAACTAAAGATTATAAGTTTAACGCTTTATTCCTTGTTCATAGAGTCCAGTTTTGCCTAAGCTACTCCCGTTTGATATGACTCTCTGAAGGCGTAAATTCCCCACTAACGAATGGGTACATATCAGTAGTATCTTTTTAAGTGATTAAGCTACTGATTTATCATATTTAGGATAATCTCTAAGGTTAAGGCTTGCGTTAAAGTCCCTATCAATTTCTAATCCACAATTATCACATATATACTTTCTATCTGATAATTTTAAATCTGATTTTACATTACCACAACTTGAACACATTTTACTTGAAGGGTAATATCTATCAGCTATGATTAAATCAACTTCATACCATTTACATTTATATTCAAGTTGCCTTCTGAATTCCCTTAAAGATTGTTCCTGTATAGCTTTTGATAGTTTTCTATTCTTTAACATGCCACTTACATTCAAATCTTCAATAACAATATACTTTGGTTTGGCTTTCACCAAAGATGTTGTTATATGATGAAGGTAATTGTCCCTTAATCCTTTAATTTTCCTATAAAGCTTTCTTAGTTTATTTTCAGCTTTTATAATATTTTTAGTTTTGTGGTATTCGTAACGGTTTTCACCTCCTTCTATTTTAGTTTTATTCATCTCATATTTTCTTGAAATTTGTCTTTTAAGTCTTTTATATTTCTTAATTAACTTCTTCATTTTTAGTGATTTGTTAATATTCTTATACTTATTACCATTACTAATAATTGCTAAATCTTTTACACCTAAGTCGATTCCTATAGGCTCTGTTTCTTTATCTTCTATTTCAATTTCTTCTTCAATGCCAACACTAATCCACCAGTTAAGACCATCAAAAGTTACCCTTGGATTAATATATTTAATGTTTTCACCTGTCGGTATCCTATCTTTTTCACCCAACTTAATCCAATTTAATTTTTGTCTATTTTTCTTTTTACTTGTAGTTAACTTTTCTAGTTTAACATGAGTATCTGTAAATTTTATCTTCTCTATATCTTGATAAAAGCTAGGTTTAGTTCTTTTTTTAGACTTAAACTTTGGAAATTCACTATATCCATTGAAAAATCTTTTATAAGAGTTACAAGCATCTTTAATAGCTTGTTTTGTGATATTGTTAGAATACTCATTAAGCCATTTATATTCTTCTGTTTTCTTTAGCTGTGTTAGTTCTTTCCTTAAAACGCTATCATTTAAGAATTTACCACCATTTTTATAATTTTCTTTTTGTCTACCTAAAGTCCAATTATATGCCCATCTCGATACCCCTGCACACTCAAAGAGTTTAGTTTTTTGCTTATTGTTAGGTTTTAACATTACTTTATATGTCCTAATCATCATTTCTCAACTCTCTTATCATTTTCTTAGCTTTGCAGGTTTTAATTTAGCACTATTATCCCAGTTTCTTAGTGTTTGCTGAGTTTTTTCAATTAATTTAGCAAACTCGCCTATGCTATAATATTTCATATTAACCACCTCATAATTAACTATAGTATGAAACTATAAAAAATTACAAGGTTTTTATAAAAATTTATAAATATCTTTTGACTGTTAATTTACCCCTCCAAATATTTAATATTTCTTTTCGTATAATATGAGTTCTTTATTCTGCTCATAAATATGTTCTTTAATTTTTATTAGCACTAGAGCCTTCCTCTTTTTCTTTTATTATTTTTAATACCTCATTATCTGAAAGCTTTTTCATATTTCTATATTCATGATCCTCTAAGCTACTGTCAAATTGACAAATACTTGTATAAGAACAATAATCACAAGCTGTCTGTTTTCCGTTTTTTGATGGCATCATTTTTATATTTCCTTTCATCATTTCATAAGTAATCTCTGTAATTAATTTTCGTACATGACGGATTAGATCCATAAAGGTCTCTTCATCAATAGCAGAAGAGTTACTGGTAAATTGTCCATCTTTTTTTAATCCTACAGGAATCACATCAGAATATCTATCTAGTTCTCTATCCATCTCATAAGCAATCTTTACATCTTTTAAGACTAACCCCTTCATCTTTAACTTCCTTCGTATTTCCTTTTCAATAAATTCTATAGCTTTTTCTTCTGTTTTAATCATAGGATCATCAATTTTAAAGTAAAAAATTCCCG includes:
- a CDS encoding RNA-guided endonuclease InsQ/TnpB family protein, giving the protein MIRTYKVMLKPNNKQKTKLFECAGVSRWAYNWTLGRQKENYKNGGKFLNDSVLRKELTQLKKTEEYKWLNEYSNNITKQAIKDACNSYKRFFNGYSEFPKFKSKKRTKPSFYQDIEKIKFTDTHVKLEKLTTSKKKNRQKLNWIKLGEKDRIPTGENIKYINPRVTFDGLNWWISVGIEEEIEIEDKETEPIGIDLGVKDLAIISNGNKYKNINKSLKMKKLIKKYKRLKRQISRKYEMNKTKIEGGENRYEYHKTKNIIKAENKLRKLYRKIKGLRDNYLHHITTSLVKAKPKYIVIEDLNVSGMLKNRKLSKAIQEQSLREFRRQLEYKCKWYEVDLIIADRYYPSSKMCSSCGNVKSDLKLSDRKYICDNCGLEIDRDFNASLNLRDYPKYDKSVA